GGAAATATTGAAGTAAGTACGGACCCTATCTTCGTTGGACAGCCCAATACTGCTGGAATTACGGAAGTTTACAATGACGGAATGGGTTCCGGTAGCTGGACCTTATGCAGCAATGCCCCCGGTTATGACAACTACTATAATACTTTCTCCTATGAGATTTACGCAATTGATTCAGAACAGGTACCTCCTTTCACTCTACATTACCTGTTACGGAACGACGATGGTAGTATATATTACCAAAATCAGCTTTCCGCATCGTCAACTAGCGGAATGGCGTTTTTGCCCAATAACATTCCTATAGGATTTTATAATCTTGAAGTGTGGCTAAGTGGAGGACCATGTAACCAAGCCGGAGAAAGAAACGAAAGCTGGATAGAAGTAAAAAACTGTGGCTATTCTCCTCAATTTGCAATTTACCCAAATCCAACTAACAGCAGCCTAAATATAGAATTAGATAGTAGAAAAGAGATGGATAAAGAAATCTCACTCTATAATGATAAGGGGACAAAAGTGAGAACAAACACAATGAGAAAAGGGGAAACAAAAACCGCATTAGATACCAGAGATCTTCCTAACGGCACCTATTTTCTACACATTAAAGAAGGAAAAGAAACTATCAAACGGCAGATTATTATACAACACTAATCTCGATATTATGGAGCGGAGCATCAAATTCAGATAGCTTCGCTCTTTTAGCTAAAAACGAGATGACATCCTATGTTAAATTGCTGCATCACTCGGGAGGTTCGGAAGATTAAATTCATAAGTTATAAGCTATAACCATTGTTAATCACTCCTTCCCATCCCCTCTAAATCATAGATTATACCCATTAAAAAGATTTCACAGAAAAAATGTACCGTACGCAAATCCGTGGAATCAGACAATCCCTCTATAATCCGTGATTCAGACTATCAAATTTACACACAGCCCCTTCCTCAACAATACACAATACTTATCCACCACTTTACATTTCAACAAGCTAAATGTGACTCCATACTTTTAAATATGAAATCTACTTGAATGAAATAAAATCTATTTGTAACAACTCAAGTAAGCTTACTATGAGCCTTATAAAAAGGGATACAGTCTTGGTAAAACATGAGAAACATTCCAATAACTAGTCTTGATACCTGATACTAAAAAACTAAACTCCCAACATCTCACAGGTCTTTTCAGCAGCCAATTTCTCAGCATTCTTCTTGTTGTAATCAACGCCGGTAGCCATGAGCTCCCCGTCGATAACAACCTGAATAGTGAAAAGCTTATCACTATCTCCTTCCTGGTTTGGAATTAAGTTGAATTGGATTTCTTTGGATAAACGCTGACACCACTCTATCAGTCGGCTTTTAAAATTAGTTTCGGTAACTTCTAAAGTATGAATATCAACATGGGGGTTTAATATTCTGTTGATTAAGAAATCCTTTGTAAAGTTATAGCCTTTATCCAGATACACTGCTCCTACTAAAGCTTCGAAAGCATCTCCCAGTAAAGAACTTTGTTTGGATGAAATATTAACGGTGGACGGGTCAAACTCAATTAGCTTATTAAAGCCAAGTTTTTTCCCTAACTGGTTGAGGTTTGCTCTGCTTACTATTTTAGAGCGCATTTCGGTCAAAAAACCTTCATCCTTATAAGGATACATTTTAAACAGAACTTCGGCGACTACGGCTCCTAAAACAGCATCTCCCAGAAACTCTAATCGTTCGTTACTGTTTTTTACACCTTTCTTTATACCCAATGCAATAGATTTGTGCCTAAAAGCCATTCTATATAAAGAAAGGTTTCCAGGCACAAATCCTATTAAATTTCTTAAGGCCTTAACGTAATTACGATCAGGTGAAAGATATAGTTTGTAAATCTTAGAAATAGCCATGCAATAAGACGTTTTACAAAATACTATAAGACGCTATACTCCGCAACGGCTACTCTTAATCCTCATACTTTTTGAAAATTACAGATGCGTTATGGCCGCCAAAACCAAATGTATTGCTTAGCGCTGCATTAACTTCCCTTTTTTGGGCTTCATTGAATGTAAAATTCAATTTAGGATCCAATTCAGGGTCATCGGTAAAGTGATTAATTGTAGGAGGAACGATTCCATTTCTAATCGCAAGGATAGAAGCAATAGACTCTACAGCTCCCGCAGCCCCCAATAAGTGGCCTGTCATAGATTTTGTAGAACTAATGTTCAGATTATATGCTGCTTCTCCGAATAATGATAATATAGCTTTAGTTTCGCCAATATCACCCAGCGGAGTAGAGGTTCCGTGAACGTTGATATAATCGATATCGTTTATAGTTAAGCCAGCGTCTTCTAAAGCAGACTGCATCACCAATTTAGCACCTAAACCTTCGGGATGCGGAGCTGTAATATGATTTGCGTCTGCACTCATACCACCGCCTACGATCTCTGCATAGATTTTAGCACCTCTGGCCTTCGCATGCTCTAAGCTTTCTAAAATGATAGTTCCTGCACCTTCTCCCGCAACAAATCCATCTCTGTCTTTGTCAAACGGTCTTGAAGCCGTAGCCGGATCATCATTTCTTGTAGAAAGTGCATGCATCGCATTAAATCCGCCTATACCGGCTTCATTAATAATCGCTTCCGAACCACCTGATACGATAATATCTGCTTTACCTAAACGTATGTAGTTAAAAGCATCAATTAAAGCATTGGTAGACGAAGCACATGCAGAAACACATGCAAAATTTGGCCCACGTAATCCATATTTCATTGATATATGCCCCGCGGCAATATCAATAATCATCTTTGGGATGAAGAATGGATTGTACCTTGGGGTACCATCTCCTTGCGCAAAGTTTGTAACTTCATCAAGAAAAGTTTTTAAACCACCAATACCTGCACCCCAGATTACTCCGATACGGTTGGTATTTAGTTTCTCAAAATCTAATCCTGCATCTTTAACCGCCTCGTCTGTACTAACTAAAGCGTATTGCACAAACGGATCTAATTTACGGGCTTCCTTTTTGTCTAGAAAATTCTCAGCCACAAAGTTCTTGACCTCGCAAGCGAACTTTGTCTTAAACTTTTCTGTATCAAAACGAGTAATAGGAGCAGCACCGCTTACTCCATTGATTAAACCGTTCCAGTATTCTTCGACAGTATTACCAATTGGGGTAAGCGCACCTAGTCCTGTTACTACAACTCTTTTAAGCTCCATCTATTCGGTTAAGAGTTAATTACTTTACGTTTTTTTCTAAATAAGAGATAGCTTGACCTACAGTGCTGATAGTTTCAGCCTGATCGTCTGGAATAGCCACGTTGAATTCTTTCTCAAATTCCATGATCAACTCAACAGTGTCTAATGAGTCAGCACCAAGATCGTTGGTGAAAGATGCCTCTGGTGTAACCTCATTTTCGTCAACACCCAATTTTTCAACGATGATTGCTTTTACTCTTGAAGCGATATCAGACATAATACTTTAATTTTTATGGTTAATTAATTCTGTGCAAAGAAAAATAAATTCTATTAAATATCAAACCTTTTTGTTTTTCCCTAACTTTGAAATCAACACAAAGTAGCCTAAAAAGTTTAGTGTACGAATTTAATCTTTATTATTTTGAATAAGAAATTTTTAAAGCTGGAACTTGATTTTGATTTCATTTTACTCTCAATAACCTCACAATTAAGGGATTACAGGTTGTGCCATTATATCAATAAAGCTTTGGATTTTAACTTTGAAAAGGTTGATGACCATGAAATTACTTTTGTTGGTCAATCACCAAAATTTTACTCTAAATATCTTTATTATATAGAAGAAGTCACCCCTTTTTACTATTTAATCTCCAACAAAGGCTCTGATGGATATCTGATTCCGGAGTTAAAAGGCTCTGATTACTTCGTAATTATCAAGGATTTTATAGATGATGAAGACCTTCAATATTTTATACAAACCGCAAGAAACATTCCGGATATACAGGCTATAGTTGAACTTGACCCTACAAAGTTAAAATCGAAAGAAAATCTGATTTTTTAACTTTTTAAACTTGGCTTCGTGTAAAAAATACACTATTTTTGGACTGCAATTTTGGATAGCTATAAATTGACAAGAACCAGAGGTTATTCAGAAAGAATATTTATTTTTATCGATTGAAAGAAATAAAGCATTTGTTTCGGCCTCTATTTAAAATACGAAAATTCGAATGAAAATCCCTCAAAAAAGAACAAAAATCGTAGCTACTTTAGGTCCTGCTACATCTAATAAAGACGTTTTATTATCATTGATTAAGAGTGGTGTAGACGTTTGCCGCTTGAATTTTTCTCATGGTAAACAAGAAGATCACCAAAAAGTAATTGATATCATCCGCGAGATTAACAACAAATACAAAACAAATGTTGGTATTCTTGCCGATCTTCAAGGTCCAAAAATTAGAATTGGACAAGTGAAAGAAGGTGGAATAAACCTGATTAATGGCACTCAAATAAAAATCACCACCAATGAGTGCATTGGAGATGACAGCCAAATCTATATTACTTACCCCGCATTTCCGCAGGATGTAAAGGCTGGGGAAGTGATTTTATTAGATGACGGAAAACTTCAGATGCGTGTGATTGAGACCAACAGAAAAGACACCGTAATTTGCGAGGTTGTACACGGCGGTATTCTTACCAGCAGAAAAGGTGTTAATCTTCCGAACACAAAAGTTTCTATTCCTTCTCTAACTGAAGAAGATTTAGTAAATCTTGATTTTGCTTTAGCTAACGACGTAGAATGGATTGGCCTTTCTTTCGTAAGAAAATCTGAAGACATTATCGATTTAAAAAGAATCATCAGCCGCAGCGGAAAAACTTCAAGAGTAATTGCTAAAATCGAAAAGCCAGAAGCCATCGATAACATAGATTCAATTATTGCCGTTACTGATGGGGTAATGGTTGCTCGTGGTGACCTGGGAGTTGAGTGTCCAATGCAGGAGGTTCCTGTACTGCAAAAAATGATTATTCAAAAATGTAGTAAGGCTTCAAAACCAGTAATTGTTGCAACTCAAATGCTTGAGAGTATGATCACAACTCCTCGACCAACCAGAGCTGAGGTGAATGACGTTGCTAACTCTGTTTTAGATGGAGCTGATGCGGTGATGCTAAGCGGTGAAACTTCCGTAGGAGAGTTCCCTCAGATTGTTATCGAAACAATGAGCAACATTATTACTCATGTAGAGAATACCTCTTATCCTTATTACAAAACAAAAGAATTGGATGAGAACTGTCCTACATACATGGCTGATGCCGTTTGTAGTTCTGCAGTTTTCTTAGCAGACAAAACTAAAGCGGCTGGAATTATTGCCATGACATCTTCTGGTTATACGGCATTTCAAATCTCGAGTCAAAGACCTAAAGCCAATACTTATATATTTACTTCTAACAGGAACTTATTAAATACACTAAGTTTATTATGGGGTGTTAGAGGTTTTTATTATGATAAATTTGACAGTACAGATAAGACCATTAGTGAGGTTAATAATATCCTGAAAGCTGAAAAATTAGTTGAATCAGGAGACGTAGTAATCAACACGGCATCTATTCCAATCCAGAAGAAAGGAAAAACCAATATGATTAAGGTAAATATTATCGACTAACTTGCTGGTTTATAATTATTTTCAAATAAAAAAACCATCTTTCAACAAGATGGTTTTTTTATTTATATTGGCTGTGTTACACCTATTAACTTTTTTGGATGCATAATATGAGAGACAATGTTCCGACAAGAATTGCCTTATATTACTTTTTCATTAGTTTTATATGGATTCTTCTGAGTGCTTTTTCCCTCAAATACTTTTTCAAAGGTATTCCCGAGAATACAATCTTATATATTGAAATTGCAAAAGGAGTAGCTTTCATTGCCGCAACCTATTTTTTACTTTATAAGCTAATAATCAACTATACAAACCGCCTGAAAAAATCAGAAGAAAAATACAACGACATGTTCGAATATAATCCTAATCCGATGTGGATATATGATTTGAAATCGTATATGTTTCTGGATGTAAATATTGCAGCTATCAGAAAGTACGGGTATAACCGGGATGAATTTCTAAACATGACTATTTATGATATTCGACCGGAAGAGGAGGCTAATAGATTGAGAGAGTACACTGCAAACAAGATCCATATTGGAAACACTTTGCCTCAACTGTGGAAACACAAATTGAAAAACGGAAACATAATTATCGCAAATATTATTTCGCATGATATTGTTTTTAATAAAAAGCCTGCAAAACTGGTTCTTTCCCTGGATGTAACAGAGAAGGAACCTTACGAAAGGGAACTGGAAAAACAACAGCAGGTATTAAAACAAATCAATACAGACTTAAACAAGAATCTGGTTCAACTAAAAATAAATGAGAACAAACTGAAGTACACACAAAAAGCTGCTAAAATAGCGGGATGGTCTTATAATTTGGAGCGCAACACATTCAATTTTGATTATGAGTTTTACGAGCTTTCTAAAATAGATGACTTAAGAGGAAGCTCTTTGGATTTGAATGAGTTCTTGAAATTTATACATCCAGAAGACGAATCTTCATTCTTAAATTTCTTAAACAAGGTAAAAACAGAGAGAATCACTCAGGAATGCATTTTAAGAATCAAATCAGCAGCTGAATGGAACTTTATTAAATTCGAAGCATCTCTTCACCTTGATCTTTCAGAATGCAGCAAATCTATTAAAGGCTTTATACAGGATATTGATGAGCTTACCAAGATCAATATTGAAAATAAAAGGTTAGCGGAAATAATTAACAAAATAAAAAACCTCATTGTCATAACAAACAAGGATTCTGTTATCGAATGGGCTAATGCAGCATTTTACGAAACTACCGAATACTCACGAAAAGAAACGATTGGCAAAGTTCCCTGGGATTTAATTAAAGTTCCAGACAGTAGCTTAGAAATGGTAAAAGTAATAAAGGATGCGGTTAACAACAGGCAGGAATTCTGTATAGAGATTGAGAATATTTCTAAAAATGGCAGATGTTATTGGTTACAGATTGATGGCAGCCCAATATATGACGAGAATGGCTGTTATGCCGGATACATATCCATAGAACATGAAATTACGGAACGCAGGTTAAAAGAAGCCAAGATAAGGGAGCAGAACAAGCTATTGGACAAAACAGCATGGATAAGTTCTCATCAGATGCGAAAACCTTTGGCTTCCATTCTCGGGATTATCGAATTGATGAAATATGCAAAAAGTGAATCAGAAATTAAAGAATATATTCAACTACTGGAAGTTTGCGGTAACGAATTGGATCAATATATAAAAGATTCCGTTACCTTAATTGAATCAAACGTTTAGTATCCAAAGTCTGCCAGATCAAGCTCTCCCTCAAATACCTTTTTTGCCGGGCCCTCTAAAAAGATATCTTCATATTTCTCTCCATCGTATTTGAATCGAATATTTAGATTCCCCCCTAACACTTTTACTGGCGTAGATATTTCTCCTGTTCTATTTTGATATTTAGCCATCGCTAAAGCCACGGCCGTAACACCGGTACCACAGGCGTAGGTTTCGTCCTCAACTCCTCTCTCGTATGTCCTTACAAATAAATGATCCCCTTCATCTTCCACAAAATTCACGTTGATGCCCTGTGCCTTATAAGTATCATTATATCTGACTTTCCTGCCCTCTTCATACATATCTACATTTTGCAAATCATCTACAAGCCTTACATAATGAGGTGACCCTGTATTTAAAACATAATCTTCTCCATCTTTTTTTATCACATCAACGTTTATCATTTGCAAGCTAACCCAGTCACCGGAATCAGAAACTTTGGCATAATGCGGACCATCCACTGCCAAAAAGTCCGTTTCCGAATCTATAACTTTCAGGTATTTTGCAAAGGCAACAATGCACCGTCCTCCATTGCCACACATACTACTCGGCTGACCATCAGAATTATAGTAAACCATTTCAAAATCATATCCGTCTTTTTGCTGAAGAAACATCATTCCATCGCCTCCGACACCAAATCTCCTATTACATATTCCTTCTATTAAAGCAGGATTACGATGATCCACTTCATTTTCTCTGTTGTCAACGATGATAAAATCGTTTCCGGCTCCCTGGTATTTATAGAACTTTAATTTCATATATTGTAATGCAAAATTCGGTAATATAGTTGTCGCCTGCAAATCGACAAGTAATTTAATTACTTAATTTTGAATTTAATAATTAACATTTTTTAACTATGTTATTCATAACATATACTTGCTAATCACGTCTTAATGGTATTATTTTTGAAATTAAGAGATTAGTATTTTATAGAAGTTTTAAAAAGTAATCAAATGAAGAATATGAAGACAATTGGCCTAACCTTGCTCACCGCCTTTATTGGTGGCGCGGTGGCAATAGGCGCTTACAAATTATTTGAAGATAAATCGATCGGGAATTTAAGCTTGGATGAGAGACAGAAGGTTTATTTTGCAAACAACCCTTCAAAAATTGTCTCTTCAGCAGGTGCCTTAGATTTCACAGCCGCAGCTGCAGCTGTTTCTCCGGGCGTTGTTCATGTTAGAACTACATACAATAGAAACAATGCTTCCTCTGGTCGGGGAGGTGGCGATCCTTTTGGCGATATGTTCGAGGATTTCTTTGGAAGAAGGGTGAGACCTCAATCAAACACTCCTTCTATGGGTAAAGGCTCTGGTGTTATTGTTACGGATGACGGATATATTATGACTAACAATCACGTTGTTGATAATGCTGATAAAATTGAAGTTATCCTTACAGACAAAAGAGTACTTTCCGCTAAAGTAATCGGTAAAGATAAAATGACGGATCTTGCTTTGATAAAGGTCGAGGCAAACAATCTTCCCGTTGTTAAATTGGGGAACTCGGACGACGTTAAGGTTGGAGAATGGGTATTGGCTGTAGGTTATCCTCTAACATTGGAATCTACGGTTACTGCTGGTATTGTGAGTGCAAAATCCCGCCAGATAGGCATCCTTGCTCAAGACAACATAGATCCTAATAATTACGATCCGGAAAACCCGCCAGCTTCGTCATCAATAGAATCATTTATACAAACTGATGCTGTTATTAACAGAGGTAATAGTGGAGGAGCATTGGTAAACGCTAACGGAGAATTGATCGGTATCAATTCTGCTATCGCTTCGCAATCTGGCGTATATGAGGGCTACGGGTTCGCGATCCCTGTTAATCTGGCAAAAAAAGTAATGGACGATTTTATCAAATTTGGCGAAGTTAAACGTGGTTATATAGGCGTTACTTTCCAGGAACTAAATTCTGATGTTGCTAAGCAGTTAAACTTGAAAGAGATTAACGGCCTCTATGTAAATTCGACTGTTGATGGTGGTGCCGCAGCGGCTGCAGGAATTAAAAAAGGTGATATCATCAAGAAATTAAATGGTGAAGATGCTTTAACATCTGCTGAATTACAGGAAAGAATTGGCAGAATGAGACCGGGCGACAAAGTTAACCTTACTGTTTTAAGAGATGGTAGTTTGAAAAACTTCACTTTAACATTAAAAGGTGCTTCTGAAACAAAAGGTGCTTCATCCAGCTCTTCAGCTGAAGCTTCTGATATATTGAACAGTCTGGGAGCAACATTTACACCGGTTAAAGATGCCACCAAAAAACGTTTAGGTATTTCATCCGGCGTGGAAGTGACCTCTGTTGCGGCTGGTAAATTATTTGACATGTATGAGGTTCCTAGAGGAACAGTAATTACCAGTATAAATGGTAGAAGTGTAAATAACATGGATCAAGTAAATGCCGCCTTATCTTCTACAAAAGGCAATATGCTTTCTTTCCAAGGCATTGGCCCGGATGGAGGACAGTTTAGATTTACTTTCCCTATCAAATAAAAGCTAGGTAAAACGTTTAGATAAAAAAGGTGCGAAAAATCGCACCTTTTTTGTTTGGTAAAAGCAAATAAAACGTAATACATATGTTACAATAAACAATAAGAATAAAACATCAAAAACCTTATCTTTGTATCGGTTTATAATTGGTTAGTTTAGGCTCCATTCTCCCCGTTTGGAGCTTAAACATTTTTAAGAACTTGGTTAAACTAAAAAATCCTATTCTTTTTCATTAGAGTTAGACAGACACTGCTTTTATTGATGCTTATAATTTGAGTTCTTTGTATAGAATCCCTACAAGATTAAAGCAATTATATCAAGGCCAAAAACAAAATGCACAAAGTGCCAAATATATCCCTTCGGGATTAAAAACTAAAACATTGTCACATAATTAGATATGGTTATTTAATATAAAAACAATTAATAGACTCTGTTTTGGTACATGACAAAAACGCTATTAACAACAAAACCGTGTCATTGAGAGGAAGAATAGCCTGTCCCAAACTCGATTCGGAAACGATGCAATCTACGTCTTTTTCCCATAGAGATTGCTTCGCAGGCTCGTTCTGAAAGGAACTCCTTTGGAGCAATGACGCTCCTATGAATGTCATTACGAGCCCCTGCGAAGCAATCTAATTTCATCAAGTATCCCAGATCTCTGGCTCTTTAAGACTTGAAAATCTATTTGTTTAACCAAAGGCAATGATGAATAATTTTTTATCATGTACTATGAGACTCTATATAAAAACAAATAAGTTAGATTATTGAGATAGGTCTTCTGGCAAGTGCTTGGGTGGAACTAAGGTAGGAGTACACTGGGAGTATAGTGCTGATAGTGGGAGCAAGAAGGGCAATAAGATTTTTTCCCAAACTCAATATATTCGGCTCCCAGAAAAAGAAGGCATATAATGAAAAGGTTTGAGACATCCCCAAACCTTTCCTTTTATATAAAATAATAGTGTTTATTTATTAACGTACATTACTTCTTTTACAGCCTTAATTATTCGCTCTGCATTAGGTAAGCTTGCTGCTATTAAAGTTGGTGCATAAGGAAGAGGAACGTCTGCACAAGTAACCCTAAGTACCGGCGCATCTAAATAATCGAATGCGTTCTTTTGTACATGGAAAGCAATCTCTGAAGAGATAGATGCTAACGGCCATGCTTCTTCTACAACTACCAATCTGTTTGTTTTCTTAACCGATTCTAAGATTGTAGGAAAATCTATCGGTCTAACAGTTCTTAAGTCTATAAGCTCTACACTAATTCCTTCTTTTTCCAATTCATCTACCGCTGGCTGTACAGCTCTGGACATCATTTTTCCAAAGGAAACTACTGTTACATCAGAACCTTCTTTTACAACTTTCGCTTTACCAATTTCTATATAATACTCTTCTTCCGGAACTTCTCCTTTATCTCCATACATCAATTCAGACTCCATGAAAATAACCGGATCCGGATCGATAATTGAAGATTTTAAAAGGCCTTTCGCATCATAAGGATTTGAAGGAACTACAACTTTTAGTCCTGGACAGTTAGCATACCAGTTTTCGAAATTCTGAGAGTGCTGAGCGCCTAATTGACCTGCATTACCTGTTGGCCCACGAAAAACAGCTGGAACAGAAAATTGACCTCCAGACATAGACAACATTTTCGCTGCGCCATTGATAATCTGATCTATAGCAACTAAAGAAAAGTTGAATGTCATAAATTCAACAATTGGACGCAAGCCATTCATTGCTGCACCTACAGCAATACCAGTGAAGCCTAGCTCTGCGATTGGCGTATCAATAATTCTTTTGGGACCAAATTCGTCAAGCATTCCTTGACTCACTTTATAAGCACCATTATATTCAGCAACTTCTTCACCCATTAAGAAGATCTTGTCGTCTTTACGCATCTCTTCGTTCATTGCTTCACGAAGTGCTTCTCTGAATTGTATTACTCTCATTTCTATGTCTTAAACTTATTTTAAGGGAACTGCGCAAATATAAATAATGTTGTTCTAAATACAATCGATATTAGAGTATTTATACAACAATGAGACATTTCAAAACAAAACTATTTATTTAGTTGTATAACTAAATAAATAGTTTTACATTTATATAAATCAATTAAAACCAAAAGTCATGAAAAATGATATAAAAGAGCTCACCAAAGCTGAAGAGCAGATCATGCAAATTCTTTGGAAGATCGGCAAAGCTTTTGTCAAGGACGTCATAGAATTGCTTCCCGAGCCAAAACCAGCCTATAATACTGTATCTACAATTATTAGAATATTGGAAACCAAAGGTTTTGTTAGTTATCATGCCTTTGGTAAAAGCCATCAATATTATGCGGTAGTCAAAAAAGAAGAATATAAGTCTTTTGCCGCAGAAAAACTACTTAAAGGTTATTTTGGAAACTCTGTAGAGAACATGTTTTCCTTCTTTTTAAAGAAAGAAAAAATAGATCTAACCGAAGCTGACGAGATTTCAAAAATGATAGAAGAATTTAAGGAGGATAAATCATGACATTCTTAGGCTATCTATTTCAGGTAAATATTTACCTAATTATTTTCGGGCTGTTTTACATGTTAATGCTAAGAAGAGAAACCTTCCACCAACTGAACAGGTTTTATGTCTTATTTTCTTCAATATTATCTTTAATAATTCCTGTTTTGAAAATTAAGGGGCTAAATGCTTCTTCAAATACGGCAGACATAGTACGAGCTTGGTCAAAAATATATGTGGCAGCTAATCAATCGTCAATGCATGAGATAACAACTAATGAAAGTTTTAGCTTAGGAAATTATATAGTCCTATTTTACTTCTCAATAAGCTTATTGCTCTTCGGCAGACTTATTTATCATATAATCTTAGCAATACGCCTAAAAACTAATTCCATAAAGAAAATTCAGGCATTTTCTTTTTTCAATCAAATATATGTAGACAAAGATTTAGCACATTTTGATACGATATACAAACATGAACAAACCCATGCTAAGCAATACCACTCCGCCGACATCATATTTATAGAGCTTATTTGCGTCTTAAATTGGTTTAATCCTATGGCATATTTTTATAAAAAGGAAATTAAACATCTTCAC
This genomic interval from Pseudopedobacter saltans DSM 12145 contains the following:
- a CDS encoding T9SS type A sorting domain-containing protein, giving the protein MPTPSALDIQTYNVPSLSSTYVNGWNPTNPSRAETFIAQDASVSIYNESHTRFTARNAEWLFKEMENVAGNTLNCSSTCFPNTNNALITGPTQLCSTATYQIPNLPTGSTVTWTASGLEIVSSNNKQITVKPEGNGLAVITASIATKCGNIEVSTDPIFVGQPNTAGITEVYNDGMGSGSWTLCSNAPGYDNYYNTFSYEIYAIDSEQVPPFTLHYLLRNDDGSIYYQNQLSASSTSGMAFLPNNIPIGFYNLEVWLSGGPCNQAGERNESWIEVKNCGYSPQFAIYPNPTNSSLNIELDSRKEMDKEISLYNDKGTKVRTNTMRKGETKTALDTRDLPNGTYFLHIKEGKETIKRQIIIQH
- the rnc gene encoding ribonuclease III, with the translated sequence MAISKIYKLYLSPDRNYVKALRNLIGFVPGNLSLYRMAFRHKSIALGIKKGVKNSNERLEFLGDAVLGAVVAEVLFKMYPYKDEGFLTEMRSKIVSRANLNQLGKKLGFNKLIEFDPSTVNISSKQSSLLGDAFEALVGAVYLDKGYNFTKDFLINRILNPHVDIHTLEVTETNFKSRLIEWCQRLSKEIQFNLIPNQEGDSDKLFTIQVVIDGELMATGVDYNKKNAEKLAAEKTCEMLGV
- the fabF gene encoding beta-ketoacyl-ACP synthase II; the encoded protein is MELKRVVVTGLGALTPIGNTVEEYWNGLINGVSGAAPITRFDTEKFKTKFACEVKNFVAENFLDKKEARKLDPFVQYALVSTDEAVKDAGLDFEKLNTNRIGVIWGAGIGGLKTFLDEVTNFAQGDGTPRYNPFFIPKMIIDIAAGHISMKYGLRGPNFACVSACASSTNALIDAFNYIRLGKADIIVSGGSEAIINEAGIGGFNAMHALSTRNDDPATASRPFDKDRDGFVAGEGAGTIILESLEHAKARGAKIYAEIVGGGMSADANHITAPHPEGLGAKLVMQSALEDAGLTINDIDYINVHGTSTPLGDIGETKAILSLFGEAAYNLNISSTKSMTGHLLGAAGAVESIASILAIRNGIVPPTINHFTDDPELDPKLNFTFNEAQKREVNAALSNTFGFGGHNASVIFKKYED
- a CDS encoding acyl carrier protein; this encodes MSDIASRVKAIIVEKLGVDENEVTPEASFTNDLGADSLDTVELIMEFEKEFNVAIPDDQAETISTVGQAISYLEKNVK
- a CDS encoding IPExxxVDY family protein, giving the protein MNKKFLKLELDFDFILLSITSQLRDYRLCHYINKALDFNFEKVDDHEITFVGQSPKFYSKYLYYIEEVTPFYYLISNKGSDGYLIPELKGSDYFVIIKDFIDDEDLQYFIQTARNIPDIQAIVELDPTKLKSKENLIF
- the pyk gene encoding pyruvate kinase, with product MKIPQKRTKIVATLGPATSNKDVLLSLIKSGVDVCRLNFSHGKQEDHQKVIDIIREINNKYKTNVGILADLQGPKIRIGQVKEGGINLINGTQIKITTNECIGDDSQIYITYPAFPQDVKAGEVILLDDGKLQMRVIETNRKDTVICEVVHGGILTSRKGVNLPNTKVSIPSLTEEDLVNLDFALANDVEWIGLSFVRKSEDIIDLKRIISRSGKTSRVIAKIEKPEAIDNIDSIIAVTDGVMVARGDLGVECPMQEVPVLQKMIIQKCSKASKPVIVATQMLESMITTPRPTRAEVNDVANSVLDGADAVMLSGETSVGEFPQIVIETMSNIITHVENTSYPYYKTKELDENCPTYMADAVCSSAVFLADKTKAAGIIAMTSSGYTAFQISSQRPKANTYIFTSNRNLLNTLSLLWGVRGFYYDKFDSTDKTISEVNNILKAEKLVESGDVVINTASIPIQKKGKTNMIKVNIID
- a CDS encoding PAS domain S-box protein, encoding MHNMRDNVPTRIALYYFFISFIWILLSAFSLKYFFKGIPENTILYIEIAKGVAFIAATYFLLYKLIINYTNRLKKSEEKYNDMFEYNPNPMWIYDLKSYMFLDVNIAAIRKYGYNRDEFLNMTIYDIRPEEEANRLREYTANKIHIGNTLPQLWKHKLKNGNIIIANIISHDIVFNKKPAKLVLSLDVTEKEPYERELEKQQQVLKQINTDLNKNLVQLKINENKLKYTQKAAKIAGWSYNLERNTFNFDYEFYELSKIDDLRGSSLDLNEFLKFIHPEDESSFLNFLNKVKTERITQECILRIKSAAEWNFIKFEASLHLDLSECSKSIKGFIQDIDELTKINIENKRLAEIINKIKNLIVITNKDSVIEWANAAFYETTEYSRKETIGKVPWDLIKVPDSSLEMVKVIKDAVNNRQEFCIEIENISKNGRCYWLQIDGSPIYDENGCYAGYISIEHEITERRLKEAKIREQNKLLDKTAWISSHQMRKPLASILGIIELMKYAKSESEIKEYIQLLEVCGNELDQYIKDSVTLIESNV
- the dapF gene encoding diaminopimelate epimerase gives rise to the protein MKLKFYKYQGAGNDFIIVDNRENEVDHRNPALIEGICNRRFGVGGDGMMFLQQKDGYDFEMVYYNSDGQPSSMCGNGGRCIVAFAKYLKVIDSETDFLAVDGPHYAKVSDSGDWVSLQMINVDVIKKDGEDYVLNTGSPHYVRLVDDLQNVDMYEEGRKVRYNDTYKAQGINVNFVEDEGDHLFVRTYERGVEDETYACGTGVTAVALAMAKYQNRTGEISTPVKVLGGNLNIRFKYDGEKYEDIFLEGPAKKVFEGELDLADFGY